AGTTCTAATTCGCCGTCATCTAAATCTCTAGCTGCGATAAGAACTACATTTTCATCCTTAACCTTTACTCTATGTTCAAAAAGATTAACTAGCTTGTCAGGACCAAAACCCATAGATGCTGCCAATGGCATTCCATGTACATTGCCTGTAAAAGTAGTTTCCTCTGTATTTATATCGCCGTGAGCATCTATCCAAATAACGCCAAGGTTTTTAACATGTTTGCTTACTCCTGCGATACTTCCCATACCAAGGCTGTGGTCTCCCCCTAGAGTAACAGGAAAGTGTCCTCTTGCTATGGAACTATATACTTTAAATGCAAGCCTGGTATTAGCATCAATGATAGCATCGTAATACTTCATCTTTTCATGATACTTGTACTTATCTTGTTCTGATACATCTGCAACCTCGATGTCTCCAAGATCCTTTACGTCATAACCAAGCTCCTTTAGGGCTGATAAAATGTCCATCTCTCTAAATTTGTCTGGACCAAAATTTGCTCCGAATCTATCTGATCCGTAAAATATAGGCATACCTACTAAATGCACTGCCATGTATATTCCCCCTCTGAATTTTAATTCAGTACATGAAGCATGTTATGCTTCATGCCTTTTGTATTTTACTCCAGCACAGGTTGATGATTAATCTCTCTGCCTTTTGTAGTTAAATAATGCTGAAATTTGTTTATGTTTATAAAATACAAAATGTTTTTAGCCCTCGGTTGCATGGGGGTTTAGAACATATAAACGAGATTTATTGTACAGCATATGCAGGGGGTTGTCTATAAGAAATTTTAGCGAAAAATACTGAAAGAAACAGAGGTGTTTATAAATATGCAATACGCAAAAGATAACTACATTTTGTGATTTAAGTAATAATGGAGATGAAAATATAAACAAGTTAACAGACTTAAGGGTTTCCATAGTAAAACTAATAAATTTACAGTATTTTTGCATAAACATAAATTTTTTATAACTGGTTTTTAAAAGCTTTTAATAAAAAAACTATACTGATAAAAATAAAAATGCCAAACAAATGTTTATCTGTTAGGACATTAAAATTACATATATACTAACATTGGCTGCTTCATTTAGTCTGGTTATTAACTTCTATAACAGAGGCTATTTCAACTAAACTAATAGGCAAATACATATGCTCAATTGGCAAGTTCGGATTGTTCATCATTCTAATAAATCTTCTTGGTGATAGCTTCCCCATAAATTCATTTCAAACCCTTATGGTCGTCAGGATAGGATCGATAACGCTGCCTTGAAGTTTTTGTAAAGAAAATTATAGATTGTAAACGACCGGCATAAATGTGTAAAATAGAAGGGAATAATTTAATGATGAGGTGATATTATGAATTTGTTTGATATGCCTTTGGAGGAACTAAAAGCATACAAGCCTGCTCTTACAAAAGAGAATGACTTTAATGAGTTTTGGGAGGCGACACTAAAGGAATCGAAAGCTCAGCCTATAAATGCAGAGGTCGTTCCGAGAAATTATCCAATTAGCCAAGTAAATGTATATGATGTATACTTCGATGGCTTTAAGAACTCAAAAATTTATGCAAGATATGTTCTCCCGAAGAATGCAGACAAAGAAAATAAAGTTCCAGCGGTGGTATTTTTTCACGGCTACAATTGGAACAGCTATGTGATAAGCGACGTTTTAAAGTATTCTATTATGGGTTATGGAGTGCTCATTGTTGATGTTAGAGGACAAAACGTGAAAAGCCCTGATCACAACCACTATGATAATGGAGGTGCAGCTGGCTGGATGACTAATGGAATATTAAATCCCTATAATTACTATTATAGATACGTTTATATGGATTGCGTAAGAGCTGTTGATTTTATTGCAAACAGAGAAGAAATTGATGAGGAAAAAATTGCTGTTCACGGCAGCAGCCAGGGGGGTGCTTTATCAATAGCTGCAGGAGCACTTTCTGATAAGGTGAAAATAGTGCTAACAGATGTGCCATACCTATGTCACTTTAAAAGATCTGTACAGCTTTATCTAGATAGTCCTTACAAAGAAATATATCATTATTTTAAAATTCATGACAGCCTCCATAAAACAGAAGAACAGGTATATAGGACTTTGAGTTATTTTGACTGCATGAATTTAGGAACAAAAATAAAAGCTGATGTACTTGCAAGTGTTGGTCTAGAGGATGTAACTTGCCCGCCATCAACTGTTTTTGCCGCTTACAATCACATGAATACAAATAAAGAGATAAGAGTATATCCTGAGTTTGGGCACGGTGGATTTAACCAGCAAGAGGAAGAGAAAATTGCTTTTTTAAAGACAAGGTTTAAGTAAGTTATATTTTAAGACAGTGTTGATATATAGAATGAAAGAGGCTTTTGGAAAGTTGTTTGCTTTGCGAGAAAGCTAAAATCATTAAGTCTTAGTCTAATGACTCCTGCAATACATCTTTCCCTCTATATCAATACTGTCTTAAAATATTTTAAATCTTAAATTAATTCATTAATTTGGTTATTACTTAATCGGAAGCCACTTTAAAACTTTCTGAATCTGAGTATCCCAATAATTCCAATTATGTATGCCTGGCCCTTCCTCATAGGTATAATCAAAATTAGTTTTTTCTATGTAACCTTTAAAGTTTATGTTATCTTCATAGAGAAAATCCTCTGTGCCGCAACACTGATAAAGCTTTGGCTTAGGAACATCTGAAGCTAGTACTTTTTTAGAAAGATAAAACAGATCATTCTCGCTGTTTTCTACGGCATTTAAGTTTCCGAAGATACTTTCAAGTTCTGCTGTATCTTGAAGCTGAGCGCGCTTTACTCTGCTTGCTATATCTACTACTCCAGAAAGACTTGCTGCAGCAGCATATTTGTCAGGACAGCTTAAAGCAAGTTTAAAGGCACCATAACCACCCATTGAAAGCCCTGCTGCAAAGGTATCTTCTCTTTTGTCAGAAAGGGGAAAGAATTGTTTAGTTATCTCAGGTAGTTCCTCACTTATAAAAGTAAAGTATTTATAGCCATGCTTCATGTCTGTGTAAAAGCTTCTTCCTGCGTTAGGCATTACAACTGCAAGTCCTATGTCAGAAACATATCTTTCAATTGAAGTTCTCCTTTGCCAAATGGTGTGATCATCAGAAAGACCGTGAAGCAGATAAAGAGTTGGATATTTTTCTTTTTTCTCTGAGCCCCTCATACCTATTTGAGAGCGCGTTTCCTGCGGAAGTATAACACAAATTGAAGTTGATATTCCTAGGACTTCTGAGAAAAAGTCGCAATGTATTAATGCCAATTTAATCCCTCCATATTTTTGTAATTAATATAATTCTTATACAATATATAAAACTTTGCAAGAGCTTTTTAAGTAAAGCTTTTGTTAAATAGTTAAAAAATTAACATAATAATTGTACAACTCGCATATTTTTTCTAAGAATGATGAATATGAGGTCAAAAGCTGTATAATAGGACTATGCAGAATATGGAATCTAGATAAAAATTTAATTGTTATATTACTGGGGGGATTATTAATGAATTTCAACCTGACAAAGGAACAAGAAATGGTTAAGAAGCTTGCTAGAGAATTCGCTGAAAATGAAGTGAAGCCTTTGGCGGCAGAGATTGATGAAAGTGGAAGGTTTCCAAGGGAAACAGTAGAGAAGATGGCAAAGTGTGACATGATGGGAATACCATTCCCAAAGGGATATGGTGGAGCAAATGGGGACTACCTGTCATATGTTTTAACAATTGAGGAGCTGTCAAGAGTGTGTGCATCTACTGGAATAATACTTTCAGCACATACTTCACTAGGAATGAGTCCAATTTATCAGTTTGGCACTGAAGAACAAAAGAAAAAATATCTTCCAAAGCTCGCCTCGGGAGAGTGGCTGGGAGCATTTGCGCTTACTGAACCTAATGCTGGTACGGATGCTTCATCTCAACAGACAATAGCGATACTGAAAGAAGATTGTTACATTTTAAACGGAAGCAAGGTTTTTATAACTAATGGTGGGCAGTCTGATATTTATATAGTTTTTGCTATGACTGATAAATCAAAGGGAACAAGAGGTATTTCAGCCTTTATTATAGAAAAGCATTTTCCTGGCTTTAAAATTGGGAAGAAAGAAAATAAATTAGGAATTCGTGCCTCAAGCACTACAGAATTAATATTTGAAAACTGCAGAGTCCCAAAAGAAAATCTTTTAGGGCAGGAAGGAAAGGGCTTTGGTATTGCAATGCAGACTCTAGATGGGGGAAGAATAGGTGTTGCCGCTCAGGCACTTGGAATTGCTCAGGGGGCACTTGATGAGAGTATCAAATATATGAAGGAAAGAAAACAATTTGGGAATGCACTTTCAAGTTTCCAGGGGCTCCAGTGGATGGCTGCAGATATGGAAGTAAAGGTTCAGGCTGCTAGGTGGATGGTTTATAATGCTGCCTTTAGAAAGCAAAATAAACTCCCGTTTTCAAAGGAGGCTGCCATGGCAAAACTTTATGCTTCCGAGGCTGCTATGGAAGTGACTACGATGGCTATTCAGCTTCACGGAGGTTATGGCTATACAAAAGATTATCCAGTAGAGAGAATGATGAGAGACGCAAAAATTACAGAGATTTATGAAGGAACTTCACAGGTTCAAAAGATGGTTATTGCCGCAAACTTGTTTAAATAATGATGGGTGGGTGATTTATATGAAGATTATAGTATGTATTAAGCAAGTGCCAGATACTAACGAGGTTAAGATAGATCAAAAAACAGGGACTCTTATTAGAGAGGGAGTTCCAAGCATAATAAATCCGGATGATAAAAATGCTTTAGAGCAAGCCTTGAGTATAAAGGATAAATATGATGATGTAAATGTAATCGTTGTGACTATGGGGCCACCTCAGGCTGAAGTTGCACTTATAGAGGCTTTAGCTATGGGAGCAGACAGAGCAATACTTCTGTCTGACAAAACATTTGCGGGTGCTGATACTCTTGCTACCTCAAGAACCCTTGCAGCTGCAATTAAGAAACTCGGAAACTTTGATATAATATTATGTGGAAGACAAGCTATAGATGGCGATACAGCACAGGTTGGGCCACAGCTGGCTGAACATCTTGGACTTGCTCAGGCTACCTATGTGCAAAGAGTTGAAATAGAGAAAGATAACTTATTAGTTACAAGAGCTCTAGAGGATGGTTATGAAATCTTAGCACTTAAGACTCCATGCCTTCTGACCGCAGTAAAAGAGTTAAATAAACCAAGATACATGAGGGTGAAAAAGATATTTGAGGCTTATAACGAAAAGACAGTTGAATATTGGTCTGTTAAAGATATAGATATAGATGTTGTTAATATTGGATTAAAGGGTTCTCCTACAAATGTGTGGAAGAGCTTTACTCCTTCACAAAAGGGCAAGGGGATTATATATGAAAATGCTGACAGAGAAACTATTGAAGAGTTAGTAAGCAAGCTAAGAGAAAAATATGTTCTTTAGTGGGGGAAGAGAAAAATGAGTGTGAAAGTTTTAAAAGATAAATGTATAGGTTGTAAATTGTGTATAAAGGCATGTCCTTTTGATGCTATTGAAGTGATAGATAAGAAGGCTGCTATAAAAGATAATTGCACAGTTTGCGGTGTTTGTGAGCCTTCCTGCAAATTTAAGGCTATAATTGTTGATAGAGAAAAGACAAACAGTGAAGTTGATCTTTCAGCCTATAAAGGGGTATGGGTATTTGCTGAACAAAGAGATGGAGAAATAATGAGCACAGTTCTAGAGCTTTTAGGAGAGGGAAGGAAGCTTGCAGACACATTAGGTGTTGAACTTACAGCTGTGCTTATAGGTTATAATGTTACTTTGTTAGCTCAGGAACTAATTAATTATGGCGCGAATAATGTTATTAATGTGGAACATACTGAACTGAAGGACTATACTACAGAACCCTATACAAAGGTTATTGCAGAACTTATAGAAGAAAGAAAACCTGAAGTAGTACTAATAGGAGCTACAAATATAGGCAGGGATTTAGGACCAAGGCTATCAGCAAGAATTAAAACAGGTCTTACAGCGGATTGCACAAAGCTTGAAATAGATGTGGAAAGAAGACTGCTTCTGCAAACAAGACCAGCCTTTGGAGGAAACCTCATGGCTACGATAATAACTGAAAAGCATAGACCTCAAATGGCTACAGTTAGGCCTGGTGTTATGAAAAAAGGAGAATATGCTCCTAAAAGAAAAGGATCTATCGAAGTAATTAATGCAGATATAAATGCAGAAGAAATAAGGGTAAAAGTCTTGGAAAAGGTTAAAACAGTAAAGCAGGCAGTAGAACTAGTAGAAGCAGAGGTTATAGTTTCAGGAGGAAGAGGAGTAGGAAATAAGGAGGGATTTAAGCTGCTGGAAGAGCTTGCAAAGGCTGTTGGTGGAGTAGTTGGTTCTTCGCGTGCTGCTGTAGATGAGGGATGGATAACTACTGATCATCAAGTTGGTCAGACTGGAAAAACAGTAAGACCGAGGATTTATATTGCTTGCGGTATTTCAGGAGCTATTCAGCATCTTGCAGGCATGCAGGGAAGCGACTGTATTATAGCTATAAATAAGAATCCAGATGCTCCAATTTTTAAGATAGCAGATTACGGAATAGTTGGAGATCTTTATAAGGTAATTCCAGAAATGATTGAGGAAATTAGAAAGGGGAAATAATAAAATTATTGTAGCTTTTTTCGACTCAGTAATAAAAAATACATATTTAGAAAAAATGAGCGTAGCAAGTAAGTTTACTCAGGAGGAAAACTATGGATAAGTATATAGTAAAGAAAGTACTTAATCATAACGTATTATTTGCAGAGCAATGACGCAAAGAATTCGTGTTAGTGGGTAAAGCTGCTGTAATAAAAGTTGAGTAGGTTAAAAAAGGAAGAGTCATGCTGGATTCTTCCTCTTTTAATGTTTTTATTACTTTGTTATGCTACACTGTATTTTATAACGATTCTAGGCAACAATTTACATGGAGGTAGAACTATGAGTAGTTTAAAGACAAATGCCATGAGAATTCTTGATAAGGTAGGCGTTTCCTATAATACATATTCCTATGATTCCAATGATGATTTGATAGATGGAGTTTCAGTGGCAGGAAAGATAGGAAAGCCAGTAGAGAAAGTTTATAAAACCCTTGTGGCCAAAGGTGCAAGCAGAGAATATTATGTCTTTATTATTCCTGTAGCTAAAGAACTGGATTTAAAGACAGCAGCAAAAGCTGTAGGTGAAAAATCAGTAGAGATGATTAAGGTTAGTGATATAAACAAGGTTACAGGCTATATTCGCGGAGGCTGTTCACCTATAGGAATGAAAAAGAATTATAAAACCGTATTAGATAAGGCTTGTGAGAGTTTAGATGCTATAATTGTAAGTGCCGGAAAGATAGGGCATCAAATTGAAGTTACTCCAATGGATTTGGTTAAAGTTGTTAATTGTGAAATAGATAATATAACTATGTAATTAAATAAAGAGAGGGGAATATAAAATGATTATTATTATTGCAAAAAGTGTAGTAAAAGACGAGAGGCTGGAAGAGTATAAAGTGTTGGCAAAAAAGCTTGTTGAGGAAAGCCAAAAGGAAGCGGGTTGCATATCCTACAATCTGTATCAAGATATCAACAACAAAAATGTGCTGACCTTTATAGAGGAGTGGAAGGATAAAGAGGCAATCGCACTTCACAACAGCAGTGTTCACTTTGCTACAATTGTGCCGAAGTTTGCTGAACTGAGAGAAAGTTCAGAAGTTAATTTATATGAAATAATTTAAAGGAAGCCATTGAGCTTCCTTTTTAAGAATTCTTAGACATCATCTTTCTCCAGCTGTTATAGTATTCTGGGTAATCACGCTTAATGTAATCGAAAAAGGCTCTTAAGTCCCCATGCTTTTGAAGACCTTTTAGCATGGAGCGAGGGTATGGTGTTATTTTATCATAAGTACCTCTAGGATCGATAACCTTAA
The genomic region above belongs to Clostridium swellfunianum and contains:
- a CDS encoding electron transfer flavoprotein subunit beta/FixA family protein — its product is MKIIVCIKQVPDTNEVKIDQKTGTLIREGVPSIINPDDKNALEQALSIKDKYDDVNVIVVTMGPPQAEVALIEALAMGADRAILLSDKTFAGADTLATSRTLAAAIKKLGNFDIILCGRQAIDGDTAQVGPQLAEHLGLAQATYVQRVEIEKDNLLVTRALEDGYEILALKTPCLLTAVKELNKPRYMRVKKIFEAYNEKTVEYWSVKDIDIDVVNIGLKGSPTNVWKSFTPSQKGKGIIYENADRETIEELVSKLREKYVL
- a CDS encoding putative quinol monooxygenase produces the protein MIIIIAKSVVKDERLEEYKVLAKKLVEESQKEAGCISYNLYQDINNKNVLTFIEEWKDKEAIALHNSSVHFATIVPKFAELRESSEVNLYEII
- a CDS encoding alpha/beta hydrolase produces the protein MALIHCDFFSEVLGISTSICVILPQETRSQIGMRGSEKKEKYPTLYLLHGLSDDHTIWQRRTSIERYVSDIGLAVVMPNAGRSFYTDMKHGYKYFTFISEELPEITKQFFPLSDKREDTFAAGLSMGGYGAFKLALSCPDKYAAAASLSGVVDIASRVKRAQLQDTAELESIFGNLNAVENSENDLFYLSKKVLASDVPKPKLYQCCGTEDFLYEDNINFKGYIEKTNFDYTYEEGPGIHNWNYWDTQIQKVLKWLPIK
- the rocF gene encoding arginase → MAVHLVGMPIFYGSDRFGANFGPDKFREMDILSALKELGYDVKDLGDIEVADVSEQDKYKYHEKMKYYDAIIDANTRLAFKVYSSIARGHFPVTLGGDHSLGMGSIAGVSKHVKNLGVIWIDAHGDINTEETTFTGNVHGMPLAASMGFGPDKLVNLFEHRVKVKDENVVLIAARDLDDGELELIRNSNIKVFTMDMVKDLGLERVIEESMEYLKERVDAIHVSFDIDSVDSIYVPGTGTPVGDGLTADQARRLLQAFAASGMMSSLDFVELNPVLDRNDITADICKELLVGFFESLNISVKDQLMLG
- a CDS encoding electron transfer flavoprotein subunit alpha, which gives rise to MSVKVLKDKCIGCKLCIKACPFDAIEVIDKKAAIKDNCTVCGVCEPSCKFKAIIVDREKTNSEVDLSAYKGVWVFAEQRDGEIMSTVLELLGEGRKLADTLGVELTAVLIGYNVTLLAQELINYGANNVINVEHTELKDYTTEPYTKVIAELIEERKPEVVLIGATNIGRDLGPRLSARIKTGLTADCTKLEIDVERRLLLQTRPAFGGNLMATIITEKHRPQMATVRPGVMKKGEYAPKRKGSIEVINADINAEEIRVKVLEKVKTVKQAVELVEAEVIVSGGRGVGNKEGFKLLEELAKAVGGVVGSSRAAVDEGWITTDHQVGQTGKTVRPRIYIACGISGAIQHLAGMQGSDCIIAINKNPDAPIFKIADYGIVGDLYKVIPEMIEEIRKGK
- the ybaK gene encoding Cys-tRNA(Pro) deacylase, which produces MSSLKTNAMRILDKVGVSYNTYSYDSNDDLIDGVSVAGKIGKPVEKVYKTLVAKGASREYYVFIIPVAKELDLKTAAKAVGEKSVEMIKVSDINKVTGYIRGGCSPIGMKKNYKTVLDKACESLDAIIVSAGKIGHQIEVTPMDLVKVVNCEIDNITM
- a CDS encoding acetylxylan esterase, producing the protein MNLFDMPLEELKAYKPALTKENDFNEFWEATLKESKAQPINAEVVPRNYPISQVNVYDVYFDGFKNSKIYARYVLPKNADKENKVPAVVFFHGYNWNSYVISDVLKYSIMGYGVLIVDVRGQNVKSPDHNHYDNGGAAGWMTNGILNPYNYYYRYVYMDCVRAVDFIANREEIDEEKIAVHGSSQGGALSIAAGALSDKVKIVLTDVPYLCHFKRSVQLYLDSPYKEIYHYFKIHDSLHKTEEQVYRTLSYFDCMNLGTKIKADVLASVGLEDVTCPPSTVFAAYNHMNTNKEIRVYPEFGHGGFNQQEEEKIAFLKTRFK
- a CDS encoding acyl-CoA dehydrogenase, with product MNFNLTKEQEMVKKLAREFAENEVKPLAAEIDESGRFPRETVEKMAKCDMMGIPFPKGYGGANGDYLSYVLTIEELSRVCASTGIILSAHTSLGMSPIYQFGTEEQKKKYLPKLASGEWLGAFALTEPNAGTDASSQQTIAILKEDCYILNGSKVFITNGGQSDIYIVFAMTDKSKGTRGISAFIIEKHFPGFKIGKKENKLGIRASSTTELIFENCRVPKENLLGQEGKGFGIAMQTLDGGRIGVAAQALGIAQGALDESIKYMKERKQFGNALSSFQGLQWMAADMEVKVQAARWMVYNAAFRKQNKLPFSKEAAMAKLYASEAAMEVTTMAIQLHGGYGYTKDYPVERMMRDAKITEIYEGTSQVQKMVIAANLFK